Proteins encoded within one genomic window of Phyllobacterium sp. T1293:
- a CDS encoding ABC transporter substrate-binding protein yields MQKRMGTFLAGAMAALAMTVSSAFADTTIKMVEVITSPPRTELLKKQIASFEQANPGVKVELVSLPWGQAFEKFLTMVQAGDTPDVVEMPERWMGLYANNGQLEDLGPYVAKWKDGGTLGERAKQFGSVVDNKQYMIPYGYYVRAMFWNKKLFAEAGLKEAPKTLDEFMEANKKISAIKGKYGYCLRGGPGGFNGVQMFMNIANGKGAYFNADGTATLNEPGSVKGLEMLADIYKKGYAPKDSVSWGFNEIVTGFYSGTCAMLDQDPDALIGIAEKMKPEDFGVAPMPTGPNGKSYPTLGYAGWAMFANSKVKDDAWKLMGTLLAPADNLEFAKNVGVLPIHNGADKDPYFGSESFKGWFQELSDPKTFEFVTPPTHLENLGNFYDSVSVKNFQEVLLGQKTAKQVADDWSAFLTEQQQAWMAKNKK; encoded by the coding sequence ATGCAAAAAAGAATGGGAACATTTCTTGCCGGTGCGATGGCCGCACTGGCGATGACCGTATCGTCAGCCTTCGCTGACACGACCATCAAGATGGTCGAAGTGATCACAAGTCCGCCGCGCACGGAGCTTTTGAAAAAGCAGATTGCGAGCTTTGAACAGGCCAATCCGGGGGTCAAGGTGGAGCTTGTCTCGCTTCCTTGGGGTCAGGCATTTGAAAAATTCCTGACAATGGTTCAGGCCGGTGACACGCCCGATGTGGTCGAAATGCCGGAGCGTTGGATGGGCCTTTATGCGAATAATGGCCAGCTTGAAGATCTCGGGCCTTATGTTGCCAAATGGAAAGATGGCGGCACATTGGGTGAGCGCGCCAAGCAGTTCGGCTCCGTCGTCGATAACAAGCAGTACATGATCCCTTACGGCTATTATGTCCGGGCGATGTTCTGGAACAAGAAATTATTTGCCGAGGCAGGGCTCAAGGAAGCGCCAAAGACGCTTGATGAGTTCATGGAAGCCAACAAGAAGATTTCCGCGATCAAGGGCAAGTATGGCTATTGCCTGCGTGGCGGTCCCGGCGGTTTCAATGGCGTCCAGATGTTCATGAACATTGCCAATGGCAAGGGTGCTTATTTCAATGCCGATGGCACGGCGACCTTGAACGAACCGGGTTCGGTCAAGGGCCTCGAAATGCTCGCCGATATCTACAAAAAGGGCTACGCGCCGAAGGACAGTGTCAGCTGGGGCTTCAACGAAATCGTCACCGGCTTTTATTCCGGCACCTGCGCGATGCTCGATCAGGACCCTGATGCGCTGATCGGTATTGCCGAGAAGATGAAGCCTGAAGATTTCGGCGTTGCGCCGATGCCAACGGGACCAAACGGCAAATCCTACCCGACACTTGGTTATGCCGGCTGGGCCATGTTTGCCAATTCCAAGGTCAAGGACGATGCGTGGAAGCTGATGGGTACTTTGCTGGCCCCGGCTGATAATCTCGAATTTGCCAAGAATGTCGGCGTTCTGCCCATCCATAATGGCGCGGATAAGGACCCGTATTTCGGTTCGGAAAGCTTCAAGGGCTGGTTCCAGGAATTGAGCGATCCAAAGACGTTCGAGTTCGTGACGCCGCCGACCCATCTGGAAAATCTCGGTAACTTCTACGACTCCGTATCAGTGAAGAATTTTCAGGAAGTATTGCTCGGCCAGAAGACCGCCAAGCAGGTTGCTGATGACTGGTCTGCGTTCCTCACCGAACAGCAGCAGGCCTGGATGGCCAAGAACAAGAAATAA
- a CDS encoding PLP-dependent transferase → MNDNPFFYDQDMMAQAATLLAHDDPFPGGSVVPPIYQTSLFTFENYADMADTFAGRKRQPIYSRGDNPTVMEFEGKIAALEGAEAARAFSSGMGAISATVLAFVGAGDRIVAVRNCYGDAYRLFERLLPHLGIKVDYVDGSDPDAVAAALPGAKLLYLESPSSMMFELQDIAHYAQLAKQHGVVTTIDNSYATPLFQKPISHGIDLVLHSASKYLGGHSDTVAGVVAGSREMIDRINGRTYSYLGAKLSPFEAWLLLRGLRTLTLRLPHHMKSGLTIAERLKGRGDVERVIHPAYSNHPGKATLTGYTGLFSFEVTEEIDVPTFVDALKLFRIGVSWGGHESLVVPAMASLQQTPDANSIGRFGVSPRTIRLHVGLENVEELWADLVNALDKAKR, encoded by the coding sequence ATGAACGACAATCCCTTTTTCTATGATCAGGATATGATGGCGCAGGCCGCAACTTTGCTCGCTCATGATGACCCGTTTCCCGGTGGGTCGGTCGTTCCGCCGATCTATCAGACATCGCTCTTCACCTTCGAAAACTATGCTGACATGGCCGACACCTTTGCCGGTCGCAAACGCCAGCCGATCTATTCACGCGGCGACAATCCGACCGTGATGGAATTTGAAGGCAAGATCGCAGCACTTGAGGGGGCCGAAGCTGCCCGCGCTTTTTCGAGTGGCATGGGCGCGATCAGCGCCACGGTGCTCGCCTTTGTTGGAGCAGGGGACCGGATCGTTGCCGTGCGCAATTGCTATGGCGATGCGTATCGTCTGTTTGAGCGCCTGCTGCCACATCTCGGTATCAAGGTCGATTATGTCGATGGTTCTGATCCCGATGCGGTTGCTGCGGCGCTTCCCGGTGCCAAGCTGCTTTATCTGGAAAGCCCAAGCTCGATGATGTTCGAGCTGCAGGACATTGCGCATTATGCGCAACTGGCCAAGCAGCATGGTGTTGTCACCACCATTGATAATTCCTATGCAACACCGCTGTTCCAGAAGCCGATCAGTCATGGCATTGATCTCGTCTTGCATTCCGCCTCGAAATATCTTGGTGGGCACAGTGATACCGTGGCCGGTGTGGTCGCGGGATCGCGCGAAATGATCGACCGGATTAATGGCCGCACCTATTCTTATCTTGGCGCAAAGCTTTCACCCTTTGAGGCATGGCTTTTGCTGCGCGGGCTGCGCACGCTGACCCTGCGCCTGCCGCACCATATGAAGAGTGGTCTGACCATCGCCGAGCGTCTGAAAGGACGCGGCGATGTCGAGCGGGTCATTCACCCTGCCTATTCCAATCATCCGGGTAAGGCGACACTTACCGGATATACCGGGCTGTTCTCCTTCGAAGTCACTGAAGAGATCGACGTGCCGACATTCGTCGACGCACTCAAGCTGTTCCGCATCGGTGTCAGCTGGGGCGGGCATGAAAGCCTCGTCGTTCCGGCAATGGCCTCGTTGCAGCAAACACCTGACGCCAATTCAATCGGGCGCTTTGGTGTGAGCCCGCGAACCATCCGTCTGCATGTGGGACTTGAAAATGTAGAGGAGCTGTGGGCCGACCTTGTGAATGCCCTGGATAAAGCAAAACGCTAA
- a CDS encoding FadR/GntR family transcriptional regulator: MLNWHNGPTNYARRFVINPILSPVHTSSRDDAVLNALVDFVASEGLKPGDRLPTERVLAEYLKVSRTTVREALTRWQELGLVERRQGSGTYLRSAVTRNMLHMPLTLPSGNDFKSLMHTLEIRRGLEAEAAVLCAERASDEDIAFIEQKLIVMEEAFHAREGMSAEEDWDFHLAVFRTSGNPLFEQIIAAMYEMFHRFWEHPLGVRDFGHASFPYHRTLFNCIAARDPVGARAEALKLIATVENDLRRGAANLKKQSKT, from the coding sequence ATGCTGAATTGGCACAATGGTCCAACCAATTATGCAAGGCGTTTCGTGATCAATCCGATCCTTTCACCGGTTCACACATCATCGCGCGATGACGCGGTGCTGAATGCATTGGTGGATTTTGTTGCCAGCGAAGGGCTGAAACCCGGCGACCGTTTGCCGACCGAACGGGTGCTTGCGGAATATCTGAAAGTCAGCCGCACAACGGTGCGTGAAGCGCTCACCCGCTGGCAGGAACTCGGACTTGTCGAACGGCGGCAGGGCAGCGGCACCTATCTGCGTTCAGCGGTGACGCGGAACATGCTGCATATGCCCCTGACATTGCCATCGGGCAATGATTTCAAAAGCCTGATGCACACATTGGAAATTCGACGTGGGCTTGAGGCGGAAGCAGCGGTTCTATGTGCGGAACGGGCGAGTGATGAAGACATCGCCTTTATCGAACAGAAGCTGATTGTTATGGAAGAGGCATTCCACGCCCGCGAAGGCATGTCGGCTGAAGAGGACTGGGATTTCCACCTTGCCGTCTTCCGCACATCCGGAAATCCACTCTTCGAGCAGATCATCGCCGCCATGTATGAAATGTTTCACCGGTTCTGGGAGCACCCGCTTGGCGTGCGTGACTTTGGCCACGCAAGCTTTCCCTATCACCGTACCCTGTTCAACTGCATTGCAGCGCGTGATCCCGTTGGAGCACGCGCCGAGGCATTGAAACTTATTGCCACTGTCGAAAATGACCTTCGGCGCGGCGCCGCAAATCTCAAGAAGCAGAGCAAGACATGA
- a CDS encoding helix-turn-helix domain-containing protein — MKQKRFVGNDYEVAVIWSDRISFSPHSHDEYVLSHNISGHERLKLDRVKIDAPQGSTTFYNPGQIQSGDGADFIVSIYLSTTFFQSAQIFNGTFEFQKPLICDRKIGRLFRNLISLGFDQDASPVIDETILTIIDHTSCRGIASHTVDKSIALTSVAMKAQKILLSNIDTELSLTELSAQMAIDKVSLVRAFTKETGVPPMTWQRAKRIELARDLLRKGFSPSDVAYRAGFADQAHLTRWFARSYGITPARFAKKQ; from the coding sequence ATGAAGCAGAAGCGATTTGTCGGTAATGACTATGAGGTAGCCGTGATCTGGTCCGACCGCATTTCGTTTTCACCGCACAGTCACGATGAATATGTTCTAAGCCATAATATTTCCGGTCACGAGCGGCTCAAGTTGGATCGCGTTAAGATCGATGCGCCACAAGGAAGCACTACTTTCTACAATCCGGGCCAGATACAATCGGGCGATGGGGCCGATTTTATTGTGAGCATCTATCTCAGCACGACATTTTTTCAGAGCGCACAGATATTCAACGGCACGTTTGAGTTCCAAAAGCCCCTAATCTGTGACCGGAAGATAGGACGATTGTTTCGAAATTTGATCTCTCTTGGGTTTGATCAGGACGCTTCTCCAGTGATCGACGAGACAATTCTCACCATAATAGATCACACCTCCTGTCGCGGTATTGCCTCTCATACGGTCGATAAATCCATTGCACTCACCAGTGTTGCGATGAAAGCCCAGAAAATACTGCTGTCGAATATAGATACCGAATTGAGTTTAACTGAGTTATCCGCGCAAATGGCTATCGATAAGGTATCGCTTGTACGCGCCTTCACAAAGGAAACTGGCGTACCGCCAATGACTTGGCAACGAGCGAAACGGATCGAACTCGCACGCGATCTCCTCAGAAAAGGCTTTTCACCAAGTGATGTTGCCTATCGAGCAGGTTTTGCCGATCAAGCACATCTAACGCGATGGTTTGCACGATCGTATGGTATCACACCTGCTCGTTTCGCCAAAAAGCAATAG
- a CDS encoding HalD/BesD family halogenase, translated as MNFDKRLKDHISSLSPQLQKALKERFKREGTVQIEQLVPSDIAAEMHAQAKRLLNENAKRRDLNLASTGNTPRHYRSVGRDVVHTDNGIITTFFESEEIRRYLSNIADENLNKVPYEPEEYIINSQEKSGDTHGWHWDDYAFALIWVVDAPHPLRGGRIEYVNDTVWDKENPEKNLADILSSREVKSIYVNSGTCYLMRANTTLHRVAPLTGQTQRTVIVFTYASLSDMTDTSISHETMEAIYSPEISAA; from the coding sequence ATGAATTTTGACAAAAGATTGAAAGATCATATTTCCTCATTATCGCCGCAACTGCAAAAAGCGCTGAAAGAGCGGTTTAAACGAGAAGGGACTGTTCAGATTGAACAATTGGTTCCTTCCGATATTGCTGCTGAAATGCATGCACAAGCAAAACGCCTCTTGAATGAAAACGCAAAAAGGCGCGATCTCAATCTGGCATCAACTGGCAATACTCCGCGTCACTACCGCAGCGTTGGGCGGGATGTGGTCCACACCGATAACGGCATAATTACAACCTTCTTTGAATCCGAAGAAATTCGCCGTTATCTTTCGAATATTGCTGACGAAAATCTGAATAAGGTTCCCTACGAACCCGAGGAGTACATAATCAACTCGCAGGAGAAATCTGGTGATACCCATGGTTGGCACTGGGATGATTACGCATTCGCCCTGATCTGGGTCGTTGACGCTCCTCATCCACTCCGTGGTGGACGTATCGAATATGTTAACGACACCGTTTGGGACAAAGAAAATCCCGAGAAGAATCTTGCCGACATATTATCTTCTCGCGAAGTCAAAAGCATATATGTCAATTCGGGAACCTGCTACCTCATGCGTGCAAATACGACATTGCATCGGGTCGCGCCATTGACTGGACAAACACAGCGGACGGTTATCGTTTTCACCTATGCCTCGTTGTCGGACATGACGGATACTAGTATCTCGCATGAGACGATGGAGGCGATTTATTCTCCTGAGATTAGCGCCGCCTGA
- a CDS encoding LysE family translocator has protein sequence MYEKLFAFALVELVFSLAPGPAVFLVISKSMRKGFWVGAVAAIGVIAVNILYFLLSAFGVGAALAAAPVAFATLKYGGAAYLTWSAIGIAREMHSAGYKDQIIVPENKDIRGLGLTDALFSAIAVQASSIKTIIIFLSIIPQFIDPSQSATPQFVVLCIISIIVELPVLLAYAFAASSAAKRFQSIRLRMALDGISALVLLGIAGAIILRG, from the coding sequence GTGTATGAGAAATTATTTGCTTTTGCGCTGGTCGAATTGGTCTTCAGCCTGGCACCAGGACCGGCGGTTTTCCTTGTCATCTCCAAATCGATGAGAAAAGGATTTTGGGTAGGAGCGGTTGCAGCCATCGGTGTTATTGCTGTCAATATACTCTATTTTTTGTTGTCAGCTTTTGGTGTTGGCGCGGCCCTTGCGGCTGCGCCAGTTGCATTTGCAACCCTCAAATATGGTGGGGCAGCCTATTTAACGTGGAGCGCTATTGGTATTGCACGAGAGATGCACTCGGCGGGCTACAAAGATCAGATAATTGTGCCTGAAAATAAGGACATTCGGGGCTTAGGACTAACCGACGCGCTTTTCTCGGCCATAGCTGTACAAGCTTCCAGCATAAAGACAATCATCATTTTCCTTTCGATCATTCCCCAATTCATAGATCCTTCGCAAAGTGCAACACCACAGTTTGTCGTACTTTGCATAATCTCAATCATCGTAGAATTACCCGTTCTCCTTGCATATGCGTTTGCGGCTTCCAGTGCAGCAAAGCGCTTTCAGAGCATAAGGCTCCGAATGGCCCTAGACGGTATTTCGGCACTTGTTCTGCTCGGTATTGCCGGTGCTATCATCCTAAGAGGGTGA
- a CDS encoding GntR family transcriptional regulator, with translation MLTDDEKTNDNDRKRDRTHPLSSSQTAYVQQRAATPRAATHIYKELLEEIISLRRKPMEPISEKEIAAHFGVSRTPVHQAVLRLADDGLIDIFPQSGTFVSRIPRRALYEAILIRKSLEETTVKLAAEQANAADIKRLEASITDLALAEAVSDNELFHQADTSFHLQINAIAGFPGIWNVIQQVKMQIDRYRRLTLPQRGRLTRVIDEHEAILDGIRRHDTAHAIEAMGFHLGQMLNEVKEMRNVNPSYFIDDV, from the coding sequence ATGCTCACAGATGACGAAAAAACCAATGATAACGACAGGAAGCGTGACCGGACGCATCCCCTTTCCTCATCTCAAACAGCCTATGTGCAGCAACGCGCCGCGACACCGCGCGCAGCGACACACATTTATAAAGAACTGCTGGAAGAGATTATCTCCCTGCGGCGCAAGCCGATGGAGCCTATTTCCGAGAAGGAGATTGCGGCACATTTCGGTGTCAGCCGCACGCCCGTTCATCAGGCGGTGCTGCGTCTGGCCGATGATGGACTGATCGACATTTTTCCGCAGTCAGGAACCTTTGTCTCCCGCATCCCGCGGCGCGCGCTTTACGAAGCCATCCTCATCCGCAAATCGCTTGAGGAGACAACTGTGAAGCTGGCGGCTGAACAGGCAAATGCCGCCGATATCAAGCGCCTTGAAGCCAGCATTACTGATCTCGCTCTGGCCGAGGCTGTGAGTGACAATGAACTGTTTCACCAAGCCGATACAAGTTTTCATCTTCAAATCAATGCGATAGCGGGGTTTCCTGGCATCTGGAATGTCATTCAGCAGGTAAAGATGCAGATCGATCGCTATCGGCGACTGACTCTGCCGCAGCGCGGACGCTTGACCCGTGTGATTGACGAACATGAAGCCATTCTCGACGGCATCCGCCGGCACGACACCGCCCACGCTATCGAGGCGATGGGCTTCCATCTCGGCCAAATGCTCAACGAAGTGAAAGAAATGCGCAACGTCAATCCGAGCTACTTCATCGACGATGTATAG
- the kduI gene encoding 5-dehydro-4-deoxy-D-glucuronate isomerase, translating to MKIEVRQVSHPDAVRAYGTDDLRRHFLIESIFETDEIVLTYSHIDRLVIGGALPATRPLTLSAPTAIGQEFFLAQRELGVINIGGAGRISLDGAVHELASRDCLYIGKGVVNVIFESIDTANPAKFYLLSTPAHAAHPSTLIKPDRAKQVKLGDQLTSNKRTIFQYIHPDVCDSCQLVMGLTQLEPGNMWNTMPSHTHDRRSEAYLYFDVPSDQRIFHMMGDPSETRHLVVANEQAIISPGWSIHSGVGTANYAFIWAMGGDNKSFTDMDHIPISSLR from the coding sequence ATGAAAATCGAAGTCAGACAGGTTTCCCACCCCGACGCGGTCCGCGCCTATGGCACAGATGATTTGCGCCGTCACTTTCTGATTGAAAGCATTTTCGAAACGGATGAAATCGTCCTTACCTATAGCCATATCGACCGCCTTGTCATTGGCGGCGCCCTGCCCGCAACCAGGCCTTTGACTTTGAGCGCGCCAACGGCAATCGGACAGGAGTTCTTTCTTGCGCAGCGCGAACTGGGCGTTATCAACATTGGCGGTGCCGGTCGCATTTCCTTGGACGGCGCTGTGCATGAACTCGCATCCAGAGATTGTCTTTATATCGGCAAAGGTGTGGTCAACGTTATATTCGAGAGCATCGATACAGCAAACCCGGCAAAATTCTATCTTCTGTCGACACCTGCCCACGCTGCCCATCCAAGCACGCTCATCAAGCCTGATCGGGCCAAACAGGTGAAGCTAGGCGATCAGCTGACATCGAACAAGCGCACCATATTCCAGTATATTCACCCTGACGTATGCGACAGCTGCCAGCTTGTCATGGGCCTGACCCAGCTGGAACCCGGCAATATGTGGAACACCATGCCTTCCCACACCCATGACCGGCGTTCCGAAGCCTATCTTTATTTCGACGTGCCAAGCGATCAGCGAATTTTCCACATGATGGGTGATCCTTCCGAGACGCGCCATCTGGTCGTTGCCAATGAACAGGCGATCATTTCCCCCGGCTGGTCCATTCATTCGGGCGTCGGCACCGCGAACTATGCCTTCATCTGGGCGATGGGCGGTGACAATAAGAGCTTTACGGATATGGATCATATCCCGATCAGTTCCCTACGGTGA
- the kduD gene encoding 2-dehydro-3-deoxy-D-gluconate 5-dehydrogenase KduD translates to MAQLFDLTDKIAIVTGANTGIGQGIALALAQAGASIAAVGRSSMDETRALVETTGAQFHAIRADLATIAPTASIVEETLKTFGGLDILVNNAGIIRRNDAVDFTEEDWDAVIDTNLKSAFFLSQAAGKHMIASGQGKIINIASLLSFQGGIRIPSYTASKSGLAGITRLLACEWAAKGVNVNAIAPGYFITNNTTALREDQDRSAQILARIPAGRWGDPSDIGGAAVFLASRASDYVHGTVLPVDGGWLAR, encoded by the coding sequence TTGGCACAACTCTTTGATCTGACAGATAAAATTGCCATTGTTACCGGCGCCAATACGGGCATCGGACAGGGCATTGCACTGGCGCTTGCACAAGCCGGGGCATCCATTGCCGCCGTTGGTCGGTCATCAATGGATGAAACGCGCGCTCTGGTTGAAACAACCGGGGCTCAATTCCACGCAATAAGAGCTGATCTCGCGACCATTGCCCCCACGGCATCCATTGTTGAGGAGACGCTGAAAACTTTTGGCGGTCTCGACATCCTTGTCAATAATGCCGGTATCATCAGGCGCAACGATGCGGTTGATTTCACCGAGGAAGATTGGGACGCGGTTATCGACACCAATCTCAAATCGGCGTTCTTTCTGTCTCAGGCAGCCGGAAAACATATGATTGCATCGGGACAGGGCAAGATCATCAACATTGCCTCGCTGCTGTCATTTCAGGGCGGTATCCGTATCCCTTCCTATACGGCTTCCAAGAGCGGGCTTGCCGGAATTACCAGACTTTTGGCATGCGAATGGGCTGCAAAAGGCGTCAACGTCAATGCTATCGCCCCCGGTTATTTTATCACCAACAACACAACAGCCTTAAGGGAGGATCAGGACCGAAGCGCCCAGATTCTGGCTCGCATTCCAGCTGGTCGCTGGGGTGATCCCTCGGATATTGGTGGTGCCGCGGTTTTTCTGGCATCCCGAGCCTCCGACTATGTGCATGGAACAGTTCTGCCCGTCGATGGCGGCTGGCTGGCACGATAA
- a CDS encoding amino acid ABC transporter permease, whose amino-acid sequence MNYQFDFEALLPYWQSFLQGAITTIQMTIVAVAIGLVIGVLCAVARRSAYPWLRFLVGIYIETVRNTPFIVQIFFIFFGLSSMGLTMPVFFASVFAMVINVGAYTAEIVRAGMEAVHPSQIEAAEALGLSRFQIYRDIILMPSIERVYPALTSQFILMMLSTSITSQISAEELTGVANNIQSYTFRSFETYIVIAVIYLMITYLLRFGFYAIALAIFPRRRKLGTPL is encoded by the coding sequence ATGAATTACCAGTTTGATTTTGAGGCGCTCCTGCCCTACTGGCAAAGCTTTCTTCAGGGCGCGATCACAACAATCCAGATGACCATCGTCGCGGTGGCCATCGGGCTCGTCATCGGCGTTCTTTGTGCAGTTGCCCGGCGCAGCGCCTATCCATGGCTGCGCTTCCTCGTCGGCATTTATATCGAAACCGTGCGTAATACGCCGTTTATCGTGCAGATATTCTTCATATTCTTCGGATTGTCCTCCATGGGCCTGACCATGCCGGTGTTTTTCGCCTCGGTCTTCGCCATGGTCATCAATGTCGGGGCCTATACGGCTGAAATCGTCCGCGCGGGCATGGAAGCCGTGCATCCCAGCCAGATCGAAGCGGCGGAGGCGCTTGGCCTCTCCCGTTTCCAGATCTATCGCGACATCATCCTCATGCCGTCGATCGAGCGGGTTTATCCCGCCCTGACCAGCCAATTCATCCTGATGATGCTATCGACATCGATCACCTCGCAGATTTCTGCGGAGGAGCTGACCGGCGTTGCCAACAATATCCAGTCCTACACCTTCCGCTCGTTCGAAACCTATATCGTCATCGCCGTGATCTATCTGATGATCACCTATCTGCTCCGCTTCGGGTTTTATGCGATAGCGCTCGCCATTTTCCCACGCCGCCGCAAACTCGGCACACCATTGTGA
- a CDS encoding amino acid ABC transporter permease: MTDGFTTNHLFYLLNGLVWTVVLSALAFALGGIAGFFVMLARTSTMRWLRRLSLVYVQIIQGTPLLILMFVIYFGLGVIGIELPPLMAAGVGMMIYSSAYLGEIWRGCVESVPRTQFEAAECLALTRWQVLTDVILPQALRIATPPTVGFMVQLVKNTSLASVVGFVELTRAAQVINNSLFQPFLIFGIAAAFYFCVCYPLSVWSRSLERKLNVGRR; this comes from the coding sequence ATGACCGACGGTTTCACCACAAATCATCTCTTTTATTTGCTGAACGGGCTTGTCTGGACAGTCGTCCTTTCCGCCCTCGCCTTCGCGTTGGGTGGCATTGCGGGATTCTTTGTCATGCTCGCCCGCACCTCAACCATGCGATGGCTGCGGCGCCTATCCCTTGTTTATGTTCAGATTATTCAGGGAACACCCCTCTTAATCCTGATGTTTGTCATTTATTTCGGCCTCGGCGTCATCGGCATCGAACTGCCGCCCCTCATGGCTGCTGGTGTTGGCATGATGATCTATTCCAGCGCTTATCTTGGTGAAATTTGGCGTGGTTGCGTTGAATCCGTGCCGCGAACCCAGTTTGAAGCTGCCGAATGCCTCGCCCTGACGCGCTGGCAGGTGCTGACAGACGTAATTTTGCCGCAAGCCCTGCGCATCGCCACCCCGCCAACGGTCGGTTTCATGGTGCAGCTCGTCAAAAACACCTCACTTGCGTCGGTTGTCGGCTTTGTTGAGCTTACCCGTGCGGCGCAGGTCATCAATAATTCGCTGTTCCAGCCATTTCTCATCTTTGGCATCGCTGCCGCCTTCTATTTTTGCGTCTGCTATCCGCTTTCGGTCTGGAGCCGTTCTCTCGAGAGGAAACTGAATGTCGGCCGCCGTTAA
- a CDS encoding amino acid ABC transporter ATP-binding protein, whose product MSAAVKLHEVIKRFGTVEVLKGVSFDVAPGEVVALIGQSGSGKSTALRCINRLETIQGGSIEVCGHRVQSPDLSIRALRQDVGMVFQSYNLFPHMNVAENIMLALRRVKNVDRAEAMETAKSVLAKVGLLQKIDAYPEQLSGGQQQRVAIARSLAMQPKVMLFDEVTSALDPQLTGEVLRVMEDLAKGGMTMIVVTHEMAFARKVANRVIYMNTGRVWETGTGDMLVRPETQELKDFLANGL is encoded by the coding sequence ATGTCGGCCGCCGTTAAACTCCACGAAGTCATCAAGCGTTTCGGTACCGTCGAGGTTCTCAAGGGTGTCTCTTTCGATGTCGCACCGGGGGAAGTGGTGGCACTCATCGGCCAGTCGGGTTCGGGGAAAAGCACTGCCCTGCGCTGCATCAACCGGCTTGAGACAATTCAGGGCGGGTCGATTGAAGTGTGTGGTCACCGCGTGCAGTCACCCGATCTGAGCATTCGTGCCCTGCGTCAGGACGTTGGGATGGTATTTCAGAGCTACAATCTGTTTCCGCATATGAATGTGGCTGAAAACATCATGTTGGCGCTGCGCCGCGTCAAGAATGTCGACCGCGCCGAGGCCATGGAGACAGCAAAATCAGTCTTGGCAAAGGTCGGATTACTTCAGAAAATCGACGCCTACCCCGAACAACTATCCGGCGGGCAGCAGCAACGTGTAGCCATTGCCCGCTCACTCGCCATGCAACCCAAAGTGATGTTGTTTGACGAGGTCACATCCGCACTCGATCCACAGCTGACCGGCGAAGTTCTGCGCGTGATGGAGGATCTCGCCAAGGGCGGAATGACCATGATCGTCGTGACCCACGAAATGGCTTTCGCGCGCAAAGTCGCAAACCGCGTCATCTACATGAACACTGGCCGGGTCTGGGAGACCGGTACCGGTGACATGCTCGTGCGGCCTGAAACCCAGGAACTGAAGGACTTTCTGGCGAACGGCCTCTGA